A DNA window from Trypanosoma brucei brucei TREU927 chromosome 11 chr11_scaffold01 genomic scaffold, whole genome shotgun sequence contains the following coding sequences:
- a CDS encoding serine/threonine protein phosphatase, putative: protein MSSSEAVKALASLTKEELMQRVLELQGKNAELYDEVEQLRQRLSQNRIPDVSNPRVSIRHSCDVGSCSPSRFSTLASSVGGQYGSYTVSLSVLVIENGNSMTVPLSSILDKSYKRPDMREPDTPAVSMSAMRDESDPHGRFSADHCDIIRSPSMGIDGPAGGGAELRGVTFGAAAAAAVSATSGCGGCRPSIMVGFSRADDQSEPPPRDPSSCRPPMSVQPISASLDAPRHDIQRFSSGRPLGVREGSLASDGLVSHRTLRTFNQQVIDGYSAPSPMSSRGSAVFHYIVRNFTLNNECRHNSDDVEGFGRALCSLCEEVKRVLKSEPRHGSSYSPCYVFGDIHGNFIDLFYFLDNLISFQDLRYTPHRFVFLGDYVDRGPFSVEVVAYLFAMKVLAPDKVLLLRGNHEDSLVSGDIAGYGHTSFRAQCRELFGFTLGEEVWNCVSDTFAYLPLTANIDGKIFCTHGGIPRYSGGADDRLSQLSRGDFPVMRTLFQAPADETPQQRQLRQLAMDTCWADPAEDETQLDRWGFGDNPRGRGVILFGSKAVDDFLGNHNYEYIFRAHQEKSDGLKLSKNARVFTIFSTSAYVGHENGAGVVLVADGKIRLIIKNADSIEMDPETNVRTAHGNEELENGPR from the coding sequence ATGTCATCGTCAGAAGCGGTGAAGGCGCTTGCATCCCTGACGAAGGAAGAGCTCATGCAGCGCGTGTTAGAGCTGCAAGGGAAGAATGCGGAGTTGTACGACGAGGTAGAACAGTTGCGGCAGCGCCTCTCGCAAAACAGGATTCCGGACGTCAGCAACCCTCGTGTTTCGATTCGCCATTCGTGTGATGTCGGTTCGTGTTCGCCCAGCAGGTTCAGTACGCTGGCAAGTAGCGTGGGGGGACAATACGGGAGCTACACTGTTTCGCTCTCCGTTCTCGTAATCGAGAACGGTAACTCCATGACTGTGCCACTCTCTTCTATTCTGGACAAAAGCTACAAGCGGCCGGACATGCGCGAACCGGATACCCCTGCCGTTTCCATGTCAGCAATGCGCGATGAGTCCGACCCGCACGGGCGCTTTTCCGCAGACCACTGTGACATCATTCGTTCCCCAAGTATGGGAATTGATGGGCCTGCTGGCGGTGGTGCAGAGCTGCGTGGTGTCACGTtcggtgctgctgctgcagcggctGTTTCCGCCACCTCAGGTTGTGGGGGTTGCAGACCGTCCATAATGGTTGGTTTCAGTCGGGCCGACGACCAGAGCGAGCCCCCTCCTCGCGATCCTAGTTCGTGTCGGCCGCCGATGTCCGTGCAACCGATATCTGCGAGCCTTGATGCACCTCGTCATGATATCCAGCGGTTTAGTAGTGGACGACCGCTCGGTGTGCGCGAGGGCTCCTTAGCATCAGATGGCCTGGTGTCCCACAGGACGCTACGTACCTTTAACCAACAAGTTATTGACGGCTATAGTGCACCCTCACCCATGTCTTCTCGAGGTAGTGCGGTGTTTCATTACATCGTGAGAAACTTTACGCTGAATAATGagtgcaggcacaactccgaCGACGTGGAGGGTTTTGGTCGGGCACTTTGCAGTCTTTGCGAAGAGGTTAAGCGGGTGTTGAAAAGCGAACCACGCCATGGAAGCAGTTATTCTCCGTGCTATGTCTTTGGCGACATCCACGGAAACTTCATTgatcttttctattttctggACAACCTAATTTCGTTTCAGGACCTTCGTTACACGCCGCATCGCTTTGTGTTCCTTGGGGATTACGTTGACCGTGGCCCCTTCAGTGTAGAAGTCGTTGCCTACCTTTTTGCCATGAAGGTATTGGCCCCGGACAAGGTACTTCTCCTTCGTGGAAACCACGAAGACAGTCTCGTAAGCGGTGATATCGCAGGTTATGGTCACACGAGCTTCCGTGCACAATGCCGTGAGTTGTTTGGATTCACATTAGGTGAGGAAGTGTGGAACTGCGTGAGCGATACCTTCGCCTATCTCCCACTCACCGCAAATATTGATGGAAAGATATTCTGTACGCACGGGGGTATTCCGCGATATAGCGGTGGTGCAGACGATCGGTTGTCACAGCTGAGCCGTGGGGATTTCCCTGTGATGCGGACCTTGTTCCAGGCGCCTGCCGATGAAACGCCTCAGCAGAGACAACTGCGGCAACTTGCAATGGACACCTGTTGGGCGGACCCTGCGGAGGATGAAACTCAACTCGACCGGTGGGGTTTCGGCGACAACCCCCGCGGCCGGGGTGTCATCCTTTTTGGTAGTAAAGCCGTTGACGACTTCTTAGGCAACCATAACTACGAATACATTTTTCGTGCTCACCAGGAGAAGTCGGATGGGCTGAAGCTCAGCAAGAACGCAAGAGTGTTCACAATCTTCAGTACCAGTGCTTACGTAGGACACGAGAATGGGGCGGGAGTAGTATTGGTGGCAGATGGGAAAATTAGGTTGATTATAAAAAATGCGGACAGTATCGAAATGGACCCGGAAACCAACGTTCGCACAGCTCACGGAAACGAGGAACTGGAAAACGGGCCGCGGTGA